A window of the Sabethes cyaneus chromosome 1, idSabCyanKW18_F2, whole genome shotgun sequence genome harbors these coding sequences:
- the LOC128745185 gene encoding uncharacterized protein LOC128745185: MNSARTRGDGMETEPLSATNLTPQSKASCSSNEIKLPTDLDLHRLLPHSGANPVYRPTELATTGSTSLAPIVPKGAIFNLVPKLVSNINRTGSNLRSKEPRFVPFEPYKGAVNPIIPYKNNENRIKISDRNNLDLNVLVSQMSTITNKELKGDSTKEELNADKQKYEKQIEDLKKERDYYQGQLKFQAQVNSELKNLLVAAVGEDLQTKVNVLTEDKLHLARKLLNSAENLSSHTEQIEFLAGQSEVWRSKFLASSLMVEELARWKTSLLQKNSLLLTSNKELLEVTCKLREMQSDILRNLKFLANQKDVALKSSNVLELTAESVNISEQLVLAHPALGMPEALDFTGLDPLCAAEKLAIQALQHSNEPLMSTDEAFRAIVGQAFPAIPSMKPYVNRLESAASQQQQQLQAEGFELVEADAIDGTAAIE; encoded by the exons ATGAATTCAG CTCGAACTCGAGGTGATGGTATGGAAACAGAGCCTTTGTCAGCAACTAATTTGACACCGCAAAGCAAAGCTTCGTGCAGCAGTAATGAGATTAAGCTGCCAACCGATTTGGACTTGCATCGTTTGTTACCTCACTCCGGTGCGAATCCGGTCTATCGACCAACTGAATTGGCTACAACCGGAAGTACCTCACTGGCTCCAATAGTACCGAAGGGCGCTATTTTCAATTTGGTGCCAAAATTGGTTTCAAACATCAACAGAACCGGCAGTAATTTACGAAGCAAGGAACCTCGTTTTGTCCCGTTCGAACCCTATAAGGGAGCTGTCAACCCGATTATACCATACAAAAACAACGAAAACCGAATAAAAATAAGTGATCGCAACAACCTCGACTTGAACGTACTCGTATCGCAAATGTCCACAATCACTAACAAAGAGCTGAAAGGAGACAGCACAAAAGAGGAGCTCAATGCTGATAAGCAGAAGTATGAAAAACAGATTGAAGATTTGAAAAAGGAGCGAGATTACTATCAGGGTCAGCTCAAATTTCAAGCGCAGGTAAACTCTGAATTGAAGAACCTGTTAGTGGCTGCGGTTGGTGAGGATTTACAAACAAAAGTCAATGTTCTAACCGAAGACAAACTACACTTGGCACGTAAGTTGTTAAACTCTGCGGAAAATCTTTCCTCACACACAGAACAAATTGAGTTCCTAGCCGGCCAGAGTGAGGTATGGCGAAGCAAGTTCCTCGCCAGTAGCCTAATGGTCGAAGAATTGGCTCGCTGGAAAACTAGTCTGCTACAGAAAAACTCTTTACTACTAACTTCCAATAAGGAACTGCTAGAGGTAACCTGTAAGCTGCGCGAAATGCAGAGCGATATTCTACGAAATCTAAAATTTCTGGCAAATCAGAAAGATGTTGCTCTGAAATCGTCCAACGTGCTAGAGCTGACGGCGGAAAGCGTCAACATTTCCGAACAATTAGTGCTAGCCCATCCGGCGCTGGGAATGCCGGAAGCGCTCGACTTCACGGGGCTGGACCCGCTCTGTGCGGCAGAAAAATTGGCCATCCAGGCGCTGCAGCATTCGAACGAACCGCTGATGAGCACTGACGAAGCGTTTCGTGCGATTGTCGGACAAGCATTTCCTGCGATTCCCTCGATGAAACCGTACGTTAATCGATTGGAATCGGCCGCaagtcagcagcagcagcagttacaAGCTGAAGGATTTGAACTGGTGGAAGCGGACGCGATCGATGGAACCGCCGCTATCGAATGA
- the LOC128743865 gene encoding U4/U6 small nuclear ribonucleoprotein Prp4 — translation MSDEEELVFAKRQKTIHYGSLEDSERMRQLKDSGSDLYGSGGAGGSGDIGQVYSSSEYFDLENEVSKDKAALLEEFERKKKARQIHVSTDDTEVKKNLRALNEPICYFGEGPAERRIRLKELLSALGESAIPQKSVKEEKQQLQKEQESTWYHEGPESLRIARIWLANYSLPRAKARLEEASEQLKLPSSTKAGRMVELQKRIQSLAPQCSQVGDVRPITNCCFNSESNLLLTSSLSSKCKVWSVPDCNLVQTLRGHQFYVSAIAFRPGVSSDSKGEVAMASGCYDGTVKLWSFDSEEAIADINGHVPHRVSRLAFHPSGRFLGTACYDSSWRLWDLEQKQEVLHQEGHAKAVHCIAFQIDGSVCVTGGLDAFGRVWDLRTGRCIMFLEGHLSAIYGVDFSPNGYHIVTGSQDNSCKIWDLRRRHPVYTIPAHRNLVSDVKYQKNGGHFLVTASYDNTAKIWSNKTWQPLKTLSGHDSKIMSVDISPNSQHIATTSYDRTFKLWSPE, via the coding sequence ATGTCCGACGAAGAAGAATTAGTGTTTGCGAAGCGCCAGAAAACCATTCATTATGGATCGCTGGAAGATTCCGAGCGGATGCGTCAGTTGAAGGATTCCGGTTCAGATTTGTACGGCAGCGGCGGTGCCGGTGGATCTGGTGATATCGGTCAGGTGTACAGTTCCAGTGAATATTTCGATTTGGAGAATGAGGTGTCCAAAGATAAGGCAGCGTTGCTGGAGGAAttcgaaaggaaaaaaaaggcgCGACAGATTCACGTTAGTACCGATGATACGGAGGTGAAGAAGAATTTGAGAGCCCTGAATGAACCCATTTGCTATTTCGGAGAGGGTCCGGCTGAACGTCGAATTCGTCTAAAGGAGCTACTGTCTGCATTGGGTGAAAGTGCTATTCCGCAAAAGAGTGTTAAAGAAGAAAAGCAGCAGTTGCAAAAGGAACAGGAGTCAACCTGGTACCACGAAGGACCAGAATCACTGCGAATTGCTAGGATTTGGCTGGCAAACTATTCCTTGCCGAGAGCAAAGGCGAGACTAGAGGAGGCTTCCGAACAATTGAAATTACCCAGTTCTACTAAAGCTGGACGAATGGTTGAATTACAAAAAAGAATACAATCGTTAGCTCCGCAATGCAGTCAAGTTGGGGACGTTCGACCGATAACGAATTGCTGTTTTAATTCGGAATCAAACTTACTGCTTACTTCAAGTCTCAGCTCAAAGTGTAAGGTGTGGTCTGTACCGGATTGTAATCTCGTACAAACCCTAAGAGGTCATCAGTTCTATGTGAGCGCTATCGCATTCCGACCAGGCGTTTCATCAGACTCAAAAGGCGAAGTTGCTATGGCTTCTGGTTGTTACGACGGCACTGTAAAGCTGTGGTCATTTGACAGTGAAGAAGCTATCGCTGATATCAACGGACACGTACCGCATCGGGTTTCACGTTTGGCTTTCCATCCGTCCGGACGTTTTTTGGGAACTGCTTGCTACGATTCATCCTGGCGCCTGTGGGATTTGGAACAGAAGCAGGAAGTTTTGCATCAGGAAGGACATGCCAAAGCCGTTCATTGTATTGCATTCCAGATCGATGGCAGCGTTTGTGTGACCGGTGGTTTGGATGCGTTCGGTCGAGTCTGGGATCTCCGAACCGGTCGCTGCATCATGTTCCTCGAGGGGCACCTCAGTGCCATATACGGCGTAGATTTCTCCCCCAATGGGTACCACATTGTGACCGGATCGCAGGATAATTCCTGCAAAATATGGGATCTGAGACGGCGCCATCCGGTGTACACCATCCCGGCACACCGGAATTTGGTTTCGGACGTGAAGTATCAGAAAAACGGTGGCCATTTTCTGGTGACGGCCAGCTACGACAACACCGCTAAGATTTGGTCCAACAAAACATGGCAACCGTTGAAGACCCTGTCCGGTCACGATAGTAAAATTATGAGTGTGGATATTTCACCAAATTCGCAACACATTGCTACTACTTCTTATGATCGTACGTTTAAACTGTGGAGCCCGGAATGA
- the LOC128744440 gene encoding 3-hydroxyisobutyryl-CoA hydrolase, mitochondrial, translated as MLLRSVQKSAVPRLFRAMSTREAEQTVICEEFGRDKGVITLNRQKALNAINLDMVRQIYAAMKKWQDNKNLVIIKGAGTKSFCAGGDVRTIVESGAVESSRNFFREEYRLNELISSYRPDYVAIIDGITMGGGVGLSVHGKYRVATERTMFAMPETAIGLFPDVGGGYFLPRLQGKLGLYLGLTGFRLKGIDLVRAGIATHFVESKNLEDLEKALVATSNATDVTKVLQKFNSENNSEFVLQKNLQQIEKCFNAATVEDIFANLEKEGSEWALKTLNTLSKMSPTSLKVTKKQLDLGLQNDLRSCLKLEFHMAVHSVINSDFKEGVRALLIDKDQAPKWNPAKLNDVTTATVDRFFGPLPDGDELVFDDEVKSNL; from the exons ATG TTGCTTCGTTCGGTACAGAAAAGCGCGGTGCCTCGACTTTTTAGGGCCATGTCTACGCGTGAAGCGGAACAAACGGTAATCTGCGAGGAATTCGGACGGGACAAGGGAGTTATTACCTTGAACCGGCAGAAAGCACTGAATGCGATCAACTTGGACATGGTACGACAAATCTATGCCGCTATGAAGAAGTGGCAGGATAATAAAAACCTCGTCATAATTAAAGGTGCCGGAACGAAATCTTTCTGTGCCGGTGGTGACGTGAGAACGATCGTAGAAAGTGGAGCCGTTGAATCATCTAGAAACTTCTTTCGGGAGGAATATCGGCTGAATGAGTTGATATCTTCTTACCGACCAGATTACGTTGCCATCATCGACGGAATTACTATGGGCGGTGGAGTTGGATTGTCCGTACATGGCAAGTATCGAGTAGCGACCGAGCGGACCATGTTTGCTATGCCAGAGACCGCCATAGGTTTATTTCCTGATGTCGGTGGGGGTTACTTCCTACCACGATTGCAAGGTAAACTAGGGTTATATTTGGGGTTGACTGGATTTCGCTTGAAAGGTATAGATTTAGTTCGTGCTGGAATTGCGACACATTTTGTGGAAAGTAAAAACCTTGAAGATCTTGAAAAGGCGCTGGTAGCTACGAGCAACGCGACCGACGTAACcaaagttctacaaaaattCAATTCGGAAAACAATTCGGAGTTTGTGTTGCAAAAGAATTTGCAGCAAATTGAGAAATGCTTCAATGCTGCAACAGTCGAAGATATTTTTGCAAACTTGGAAAAAGAGGGCAGTGAATGGGCTCTGAAAACGTTAAATACATTATCCAAAATGTCTCCCACATCGTTAAAGGTCACTAAGAAGCAGCTGGATCTGGGTTTACAAAATGATCTGCGCAGCTGTCTAAAGCTAGAATTCCACATGGCCGTCCATAGTGTCATCAATAGCGATTTCAAGGAAGGTGTTCGTGCCCTGCTGATCGACAAAGATCAAGCCCCAAAGTGGAATCCGGCAAAATTAAACGATGTAACCACTGCTACGGTTGACCGGTTCTTCGGTCCGCTGCCCGATGGCGATGAACTTGTTTTCGACGATGAAGTAAAATCAAATTTGTAA
- the LOC128742048 gene encoding ATP-dependent RNA helicase SUV3 homolog, mitochondrial has translation MIKFSQRLSGRLAARLFTSRHILQGKTSAPFLLGSRGKKDDGGRLFTPVPIRPNPDDINVGAELTGGTLDKAEMLKVILKFSNRKEIKFLCLENGIDSNLQQQAFTSFRRYCLETDALPADLHVVLSDILQGAGHVDDIFPYFLRHVKHIFPHLECMDDLKKISDLRQPANWYPNARGINRKIIFHSGPTNSGKTYHAMERFLAAKSGVYCGPLKLLASEVYNKSNQRGTPCDLVTGEERKLADPNGNSSKHVACTVEMTSINTPYEVAVIDEIQLLRDIGRGWAWTRALLGLMAEEIHVCGEPGTLELLQKICDTTHETLEVRKYKRLTALHIENQALMSLDNVAPGDCIVCFSKNDIYSVSREIEARGKEVAVIYGGLPPGTKLAQAAKFNDPENSCKVLVATDAIGMGLNLSIRRVIFYSIIKPTVNQKGEKEMDTISVSQALQIAGRAGRYGMKWDEGYVTTYKPEDLPTLKNILSQIPDPLTQAGLHPTADMIELYAYHLPNATLSNLMEIFVSLSTVDDSLYFMCNTEDFRFLAETIQHVPLPLRARYIFCCAPINRQMPFVCSMFLKYARRYSKNEPVTFDWLCNQCGWPFQLPRTIIDLVHLEAVFDVLDLYLWLSYRFPDLFPDEKLVRDIQKELDDIIQQGVFQITKLLKNSETAVSTNTPDEDSFVIRQKKSKYYRESAPQGGKLTERLLAQGLLTPAMLQELKAEWDQQAKPSRTASDDEGDDGFLGKKARRKPRKPK, from the exons ATGATCAAGTTTAGTCAACGGTTAAGTGGCCGATTAGCAGCTAGGCTGTTTACTAGTCGGCATATCCTACAAGGTAAAACTAGTGCACCGTTCCTGCTTGGGTCACGAGGCAAGAAGGACGATGGAGGCCGGTTGTTTACACCGGTACCCATACGACCCAATCCGGATGACATTAACGTGGGTGCAGAGCTGACCGGAGGAACTCTAGACAAAGCTGAAATGCTGAAAGTGATTCTAAAGTTTAGCAACCGCAAAGAGATTAAGTTTCTTTGTTTGGAGAACGGCATAGATTCCAATTTGCAGCAGCAGGCATTCACCAGCTTTCGGCGGTATTGTCTAGAAACGGATGCTTTGCCGGCAGATTTGCACGTCGTTCTTAGTGATATCCTGCAAGGTGCCGGGCACGTTGACGATATATTCCCCTACTTTCTACGTCACGTGAAACACATCTTTCCACACCTGGAGTGTATGGACGATCTAAAGAAGATTTCAGATTTACGACAACCGGCCAACTGGTATCCGAATGCAAGGGGAATCAACCGGAAAATCATCTTTCATTCTGGTCCGACTAATTCAGGAAAAACCTATCATGCTATGGAACGATTTTTGGCAGCCAAGTCCGGCGTATATTGTGGTCCTCTAAAATTGTTAGCCAGCGAGGTTTACAATAAAAGCAACCAAAGAGGGACTCCCTGTGACTTGGTTACCGGTGAGGAACGAAAACTTGCAGACCCGAATGGAAACTCATCGAAACACGTAGCTTGTACGGTTGAAATGACCTCTATTAACACTCCAT ACGAGGTtgctgttatagatgaaatcCAGCTGCTCCGGGATATTGGTCGTGGTTGGGCTTGGACGCGGGCACTACTTGGTCTGATGGCCGAAGAAATCCACGTATGCGGAGAGCCCGGTACACTGGAACTGCTGCAAAAGATATGCGATACGACACACGAAACACTGGAGGTTCGAAAGTACAAGAGGCTGACTGCTTTGCATATCGAAAATCAAGCGTTGATGTCACTCGACAATGTGGCGCCAGGCGATTGCATTGTCTGCTTTAGCAAAAACGACATTTACAGTGTTTCGCGAGAGATCGAAGCCAGAGGAAAAGAAGTCGCGGTTATTTACGGCGGTTTGCCACCAGGCACGAAGCTCGCACAGGCCGCAAAATTTAATGACCCCGAAAATAGCTGTAAAGTTTTGGTTGCTACAGATGCAATAGGAATGGGCCTCAATCTTAGTATCAGACGAGTGATTTTTTACTCAATTATCAAACCAACAGTAAACCAGAAGGGTGAAAAGGAAATGGACACGATTTCTGTTTCCCAGGCTTTGCAAATCGCCGGCCGTGCTGGGCGATATGGCATGAAATGGGACGAAGGATATGTAACGACTTACAAGCCGGAAGATTTACCTACTTTAAAGAACATTTTATCGCAAATTCCGGACCCGTTGACGCAAGCTGGTCTGCATCCAACCGCGGATATGATCGAATTGTATGCTTACCACCTTCCCAACGCCACACTAAGCAACTTGATGGAAATTTTCGTGTCTCTCAGTACAGTCGACGATTCATTGTACTTTATGTGTAACACGGAAGATTTCCGCTTTCTTGCGGAAACCATACAGCACGTTCCTCTACCCCTGCGAGCTCGGTACATATTCTGTTGCGCTCCCATTAATCGTCAAATGCCATTTGTGTGTTCCATGTTTCTCAAGTATGCGCGACGATACAGCAAAAATGAGCCGGTGACGTTCGATTGGTTGTGCAATCAATGCGGTTGGCCATTCCAACTCCCGCGAACCATCATTGATTTAGTGCACCTCGAAGCTGTATTCGATGTGCTTGACCTGTACCTTTGGCTGAGCTATCGTTTTCCAGATTTGTTCCCGGACGAGAAGCTGGTTCGGGATATTCAGAAAGAATTGGATGACATCATTCAGCAGGGCGTCTTTCAAATCACCAAGTTGCTTAAAAATTCGGAAACGGCCGTATCGACCAACACGCCGGATGAGGATTCGTTCGTGATACGGCAGAAGAAGAGCAAATACTATCGGGAAAGTGCACCTCAAGGGGGCAAACTAACGGAGCGTTTGCTTGCCCAGGGATTGCTCACTCCGGCAATGCTGCAAGAATTGAAAGCCGAATGGGATCAACAGGCGAAACCAAGTCGGACGGCCAGCGATGACGAGGGTGATGATGGCTTTCTTGGCAAGAAAGCCCGACGAAAGCCAAGAAAACCAAAGTAG